A segment of the Mogibacterium diversum genome:
GAATATAGTGGTTGCGTGGTTCAGAATGTCCACCTTTAAAAAAATCATACTTGCTAATTCTTAGAGAACCACCATTATAAAATTCAATATAATGAGGATATCTAGTGATCTTTATACCGATATTATTTAAAAAATCATTATGAATAATCGAATTAACAAAAGCTTCACGTATAGCAATTTTTAACTTGGAAATCCCCGCTCTAGTAGTGCCATCCTCTAGAATAGCAGAGGAATCATTTAATGTTAAAAATAACTTTTCCTGAACAATAGAAAAAAATGTTAATAAGTTATCTTCTCCCCAAGTTCCGTCATATATAATTCTGTCTTTAAATTTGCCATTTAAAAGGAAATCTTCTTTATGAATATACTCAACATGATAATGCGGTAAGTATTCCTTTATTGAGGAATGCAATCCAAACATAAGAAGACCGGCAAGTGTGCAATGCAAATTATCATTAACACGATCTCTTTTCATTGCACCAATCTTAACTAAAAAATCTTCTTTTGATAGCAATAGAAAAGGATGTTCAGGATTATTTTTTTTGATTAAATCTAAGTATGTGGAGATTGATTCTGGATCTAAATCAGATAATTTACAATCAATTAAACCCCTGCTATCATAAGAGTCTTCAGCTGCATCTCGTATCATAGCATTAATTTGTCTTTCGGAACATTTATAGTCACCTGATCCTTGACGGATATATGTGTTTTTAGAATTGCCATTCAAATAAATTGGTTTTTCTTTAAAAGATGCAGCTCGAACATTAATAAGAAGCAGTTCAGTATCTTGATCAGGATAAAATACGCTCATGACATCATCATTTGTTATTAAATTTTTGTTAATTCTTTGAGGATTATTCAAACCATTAAACATATCGTCGATGATTTTTTGTTTATTAGATATTCCTGACGGATATATTTCACCATTTTTTTGAGATGCACCCAAAACTAATATTCCCCCACAAGAATTAGCAAAGGCACTTATAGTTGGGAATGCTTCTTTTGGGAATTCATTTTGAGCTTTTTTAAACTCAAAATGTTCATTTTCACCTTTGCTTAGTATCTTTTCTATATCGATTTTATCATTATTTGTCATAATTCCTCCATATAATTAATGTCGAACATATGCCGCACATGCATCGCACATGATAGCAAACAATACCTAGAGAATGTTCAGCTTAAAGACTTGTAATTTCAACGGTTGTATAAATTATGGATCCGCACATGCACCGCACATGACACTACATAATAAATCAAATCATCGCTTGATGCGACAACGGCATAATTAAATCTATACGATCTCACAAAACAAATCGTTACACATATTTATATTTACATGGAACTTGTTCCATTTTGGAACAGGTTAGATTTTATATCCTTTGTCTTTTGCCGCCTTTACCAACTTTTGATAATTTTTTGAATTCCTATTCTTCATGTTTCGATATCCACCAAAAGATTTTGGTGCTATTTCCGGTAAAAACTCCCAGATCCAGTCATAATCTTTTCTATCTTTACTTAAAGCTTCAAATTCAGCAATGTTTTTTTCAAATTCGGTTTTTTCAGCTTTTGTACGATCATCAATAAAGCGACGGTTGCTTTGCTTTTTTAATGATGACATATTACCGTCTGTAGGTATTGACATACCATAGAAAAATGGATACATATCAAAATTACAATCACAGCGTTTGACTTCGAGATACTTTTTCATAATCTCCGGATTAGGAAATCCGTGAGCTGCATTCGAATCATACAGCCGACCATGAAATCTAGCACAATCCCCGCAAACATTTGGATTTCTGAGAACTTCTACAGCTCCAGCTTCTTGAAGTACCAAATTAAAGTATGACAATGATGAAATATAAGAAGTTGTTGCAGAATTAGAAGTTCTCTTTTTGTTTACCTCTCTTGCCTCATCGAATCGCCGTGCCTGCTTAAGATAGTTCTCAAGACGCTCATAATCTGAATCACTGTAGAATGTGGGTGAGTATGGCATAATTTCAGTAGCCTTTTTTAAACATTCTATCGCCAAGTCGAGATTGCCATCTTGTTTGTAAATTGTGGCTTTGCGTTGCAAAACATACTCTACGCTCTGTGTAAAATCACAATCGCACTCAAAGTTAGTTTTTGGCACAGGGATTCGTTGGATCTGCTCAATTGTATCAAATTTGTAGTACTTTGCAGCTGGTTTAAATTCTGAATCTAAATTGTAACCAATTTCCGTTTCTTTACTGTTCGATTCAACAGTATTATTAACAGTTTGATGCTTGAAAAAATTAAACAAACCCATATAAATGTCCCTTCTGTTTTCCTTAGCTTTAACTAACTACACATACTTATGCAGCACACCAACACATCGCCCGATTATTCTCACTTCTTCGTAGTCAGTAACCATTGCATGATACTCAGGATTACAAGGATTAAGTATCAACGTGTCACCATCCTGCGTAACTCTCTTTAGAGAAGCTTCGTTGTAATCTAACCTTTCAATAGCGTATATTTGGTCTTGAACAAAATCATAAGACTTTGAAATAAAAACTATATCGCCATCGTAGATATTGGCACCGATCATACTGTCTCCTCTTACTCTCAGGCAGTAATCTGCTTTAACATCTGTATCTACTATAAATGTGCCCTGGTAATCATCTTCGCACACCACACCATCACCGGCACATATAGTACCCATGATAGGGAGCTTGTGTGCTGCAGGTAGAATGATATTTGATGGAAGAGGTCGGTCTGAATGATCTAATGATATATCTCCTTCTAATAAGCTAAAAAGTTTATTAAAGTCCATGTTCATTCCGTCGCTAGCCAACTTTATCGTCTCAACTGATGGTGCTATTGGCTTGTTTGTTCCTGGTCTTGCATTACGCTCTAATATAGAGATGTAAGCCTTGCTAATTCCACTCGCTTTAGAAAAAGCTTCCATACTTAAATTGTGCTCTTTTCGATATTTATAGATAATTTCTCCAAGCGTTGACATAAAATCCTCCTAGAAGCCCTTGTAAAACTTGTTATACGAATTATACAATTTTTGTCAAACAAGTTAAACAAAAATCATTGACAATCTATGCGCCAAGATGATTGCAGAAATATGGGAGCACTACGGTGAGAAACTTCAGATTAAACAAACAATTGAAGAATTATCAGAACTTATTACAGCTCTAACCTGGGGCAATAAAGAAGACATCACAGAAGAAATTGGTGATGTGGAAATTATGATTGCACAACTCAAAGGTGGTTTAAATATCAATACAGCTGAAGTAATTCAATACAAACTTAAAAGACAAATGAGAAGAATTATTGAAGAAGCCGATGGGAGGAACCCAAATGAAAGCTAAACCAAAACACATGAGGAAAAGTAGAGTGCATAAATTCTTTGATGATCTACTTGGTGAAAAAAGAGTGAATGAGTATCTTGAACCGCCCGGATCGGACCCGGAAGAAGAGGAAAGAGTGATGGCAGAAATCATTGCAAGATACGAAGATCCTATTAATGTAGAAATGGCAGGAGATTTTCCGCTTGATTAGGTCAAAAGATATCGCAGCTATGTATACGGAAGAGCAGCGTGAGGGTATATGCAAGTGGTGCCGGAAGCATAACTATGATAAATGCGCCACTTGCGCATTTCCCACAGTGCCAGCATGGAAGACTGAAGAGGTTAATAATATTACTGGAGAACTAGAAAATGCTTAATTTAATAATAACTTTCTTAATCACAGGTCTTATGGTTGGAATAGTAGCTCTATCATTCACAGCAATGAAGAGGATGGATGTGGCAAATAAATTATTCATGATAGCAGATGTACTACTCCTTACAGGACTAACAATCCTATTAGTGTGTATATATGTGTATGCATAAATGGAAAACATAAGATATGACAGCGGTAGGCAGAAGATATACTTCTTTCAAAATCGTACATAAATATATAAGAGCACATACTACTTTTACAGATGCTTGCCGCTTTCATATATAGAATTAAAACTTCAAACTTTCTTCCTTATATATAGGAAGAAACAATACGGTAAAATCATCCGGCATTAAGCCGGATTAAGAGTTCAAATGAGTATTAACAAGTCAGGCATTTAAGTAACTATGATAAGAACGAAAAAATATTACACTGGAGATTATCTCGAGTTAGAAATATATAATGTGTCTCCAAGGAAGAGAATTATAAAAAGAGCAGAAAAAAGACATGAGTCATCACCGGCACAGAAAAATCTTAATTCGAAAAGGAGTCAGAGATACTTTGTCAGATTATGCAATCTTAATTTCAAAGAGGGAGACTTTAGCATAGATCTCACATATGACGATGCTCACCTGCCATATGACAGAGAGCAGGTACTTAAGGACATAACTAACTATGTGGCAAGAGTCCGCAGGGAGATGAAAAAGAGATCCAGTGAGCCAGTGAAATATGTGTATGTAATCTCAAATCACAAGGGAGATGATACTGGCTCAAAAGCAAGACCTCATATCCACATGATATTTGGAAATGTGGATAGAGATGTCATAGAGGATAAGTGGAAGGCTGGATTTTCAAATTCTGACAAGCTTAAATTTGATGAATACGGAATCACAGGCAAAGCTCTATATATGGCTAGACAGGGTAAGAGTAAAAGATGCTGGGGTAGCTCCATAAATTTAGAAAAGCCTGATCCTATAGTTTCAGATAAAGCTATAACTAAATCCCAGATGGAGAGAATTATTAATGATCCATCAGATGGGCTATATATCTCTAAGCTTATTAATAAAAACAACAAGACAAGGTACACATTTACGGATTGCCTTGTTGAACATGATGGAAGGCAATTGGCTTTGTTTGGGCAAGACGAAGAAAACGGAGGTAATGGTTCTGGGTTCAGCTTGCTTATACGAATGCGAAAAACAGAAAATTGCAGAAGATGATGAGTTACTCTAGCGAGTAAGATTGTTTAAGTGGGATGAAATATGACAAAAAAAGAAATGGAAGAGCTTATATCGATTAAGCAAGAAATAAACGCAATAGAGATGTCATTGTGTGCTCCTAAAAGCACATATACTTTTGCGTTCTATAAAGATTATAAAACTGGATATCCTATTCCTAAAATAGAGATGGGATATGATGACGGTTCAATATGCAAGGACCAATTGATAAAAAAGCTTATTGCGACAAAGAAGAAATTGCAAGCTAAGATAATTGATGCAGAGAGATTTATTGAGACTCAAACGGATAGTGAGCTTAGAACTATCTTGCGTAGCTATTACATAAACGGATTAAGCCAGGAAGAGATAGGGAAGCTTCTTGGTTATGACAGAAGCACAATAACTAAGAAGTTAAAACGGTTTTGGAAAATGAAGATTTAATAGTGAAAAAGTAAGATTCACACAATTCACTTTTTTTCCTGATAAAATGATAGTGTAGAAAGTGTCGAAGAGACACAGGTTTTTCTCCCAAGCTATAAACATTCGGAAAAGGTCGCTGCAAGGCGTCCTTTTTCAATGCGTGGGTATAAAGAAATCACCAGATAGGACGGATTTGAACAGCTGCTTCGTTGCATGCTGTTTTTTTAATGAATTTTAAACAGTGCAGGAAGAACGATGCAGGCGAATGAAGAAAAGAAAAAGACCGCAATGGAACTTTATGAAAGCGGTGAAAACTTAATATTTATTGCCCAAAAACTAGAGGTCAAAGAGTCGACTTTGAGGTCATGGAAAAGACGTGGGAAATGGGAGCAAAGTGCAACGCCAAAAACGTTGCAAAAAATGCAGTCAAAAAAGGCAACTGAAAAGCATCTGAAAAAGGAACTCGGAGATGAGGCGGAAAAACTTGTCGAAAATAAACTTCTTACATCTAATCAAAAATTATTTTGTATATATTATGTGACCTGTTTTAATGCTACAAAAGCATACCAAAAAGCATATAAATGTAGCCGTAAAACAGCAGGGTCAAATGGATACAGAATGCTGAAAAATGCTGAAATCAAAAAGTGTATTAGGGAGCTAAAGGAAAACAGGCTTAATAAAGCTATGTTAAATCCATCTGATATCTTCCAAAAATACATAGATATTGCATTCTTGGATATAACCGACTTTGTAGAATTTGGAAGTGAAAAAACAGAGGATGGAACAAGTCAAAGCTATATGAGATTCAAGAGCGATACGAAAGTTGATGGCACTCTGATAGCTGAAATATCTATGGGGCAGACGAAGAAAATTAAACTCGAGGATAGGCAAAAGGCTCTAGCCTGGCTAGCGGATCATATGGACTTAGCCACAGAAGAGCAAAAGGCTCAAGTTGAATATATTAAGTCAAAGACAGCTGCAGTTAATAAAGCCTTAACTGGAGAAGGGGCAGAGATTGAAGATGTTGATGACTTAGAGGAAGAGATATATGGCAGTACCGAAGAGTAAAGAGCCTGTTAAGAGAAAGAGCATTCCTTACAGGTTTGGAGATAAGCACAAGGCATATATGAGGCGATCCAGAGACTGCACATATAATGTCGCAGAAGGTTCTATCCGTGCAGGTAAGACAACGGATAACATATTTGCTTTTGCTCATGAGCTGAAGAGGACAAAGGACAAGCTACATCTAGCTAGTGGTTCAACCCTGGGAAATGCAAAACTTAACATTGGAGATGCAAACGGATTCGGACTTGAACACATATTCAGAGGGCAATGTCACTGGGGAAAATTTAAAGGTAACGAGGCTCTGTATATACAAGGACCGTCTACAAACAGGAAACTAAGAGTGGTTATATTTGCAGGTGGCGGTAAAGCTGACTCATATAAAAAAGTTCGTGGTAACTCGTACGGCATGTGGATAGCTACAGAGATAAATCTGCATCATGACTCCATGATAAAAGAGTGTATCAACCGTACGGCAGCAGCTAAGATGCGTAAATTCTTTTGGGATTTAAACCCTGATAATCCATATGCAGCGATATACAAGGATTACATAGAAAAGTACGCAGCGAAAGCAGCTGCAGGTGAGTTTCCTAGTGGATATAATTACGAGCATTTCACTTTGTTTGATAACGTAACGATTAGCAAGCAGAGACAGCAAGAACTGATGGCAGACTATGATCCTGAAACAATATGGTACAGGAGAGACATACTCGGAGAGAGATGTGCTGCAGAGGGTGTCATATATAAAAGCTTTGCTGATAATCCAAGTAAACACATTCGGATATTCAAGGACTATAGCGAAAAGCAGGAATGGTTAAGAACCATTCACTTTATATCAATAGGGATAGATTTTGGAGGAAACAGGTCGTTAACAACATTTGTAGCTTCAGCAGTCCACTACAGATTCCAGGAGGTCGATGTAGTAAAAGATGCAAACATCGAAGGGAAAAAGGGTGATATAGATCCTGACAAGCTTAATAAGAGCTTCTTGATATTTTACAAGGAGCTGAAGAGGGATTTTCCCGGAATTCCTATACTCTACATATTCGCCGATAATGAAGCACAGTATCTGATAAACGGATTAGCTAAAGCATGCAGGGCAGCAGGTATCACAGCAAGCATAGGTGATAGTGCAAAAAAGAAGATTACGGATCGTGTGTACTGCGGTAATACATTGCTGGCTAGTGGAAGGATGAAGGTATTACCGGAGTGCAAACTTCTAATAGCCGGTTTGAAGTCAGCGATATGGGATCCAAAGGAAGCTGAAAAGGGAAAGGATGTTCGCCTAGATAATTTTAGCAGTGACATAGATATATTAGACGCATGGGAATATTCATGGGAGCGATTTATGAAAAAGCTGCTTCCTGAATCCAAAAGGAGTAACTGATGAATATAAATACCGTTATTGATTACTTAAATAAAAAATACGACATAAAGCTTGATAGTAGCTACTACCAAAATATATCGATATGGAGAGACTGGTGGATGGGATATTATGCTCCATTCCACACTTTTGCAGAGGTTGGTTTAGATGGCAAGAAGAAAGAGCGTAAACTCTATACACTAAAGATGGCGAAGCAGGTGTGCGAAGACTGGGCATCAGGACTACTGAATGATGAGCTACATATTGCCATCGATGATGAAGCATCCGAGACATACATACTCGGAGAAAAGGATGCTGATGAAGATGGAAAAGAAGACAAGACACCTAAGAAAGATATATTCAAGGGTGTACTTAGAAACAATGCCTTTCGTCAGCAAGGTAACCGACTGATAGAAAAGAGCTTTGCATTTGGTACAGGTGCATTTGTGTTAAGAGCCGAAAATATAAAGCTCGGTAGGAACGATAAGATAATCCGAAATCCGGATATAGACATTCGAATCGAATATCTATCTGCAGATCACATAATCCCTCTATCTGTACATGCGGGCAAGATAACAGAGGTTGTA
Coding sequences within it:
- a CDS encoding RNA-binding domain-containing protein, producing MTNNDKIDIEKILSKGENEHFEFKKAQNEFPKEAFPTISAFANSCGGILVLGASQKNGEIYPSGISNKQKIIDDMFNGLNNPQRINKNLITNDDVMSVFYPDQDTELLLINVRAASFKEKPIYLNGNSKNTYIRQGSGDYKCSERQINAMIRDAAEDSYDSRGLIDCKLSDLDPESISTYLDLIKKNNPEHPFLLLSKEDFLVKIGAMKRDRVNDNLHCTLAGLLMFGLHSSIKEYLPHYHVEYIHKEDFLLNGKFKDRIIYDGTWGEDNLLTFFSIVQEKLFLTLNDSSAILEDGTTRAGISKLKIAIREAFVNSIIHNDFLNNIGIKITRYPHYIEFYNGGSLRISKYDFFKGGHSEPRNHYIQEMFRLINICERAGSGIPKIMDAATTYKLRAPELESSFEFVKFKLWDTTIVESGIVDNPTEKEILSFILTKTLATRKDLDSHLSIHKNTTLKYLNSLEDKGLITKVKLDGNKYYYHLKESPHMANYNFANTIYTLLNDLSNS
- a CDS encoding helix-turn-helix domain-containing protein; this encodes MSTLGEIIYKYRKEHNLSMEAFSKASGISKAYISILERNARPGTNKPIAPSVETIKLASDGMNMDFNKLFSLLEGDISLDHSDRPLPSNIILPAAHKLPIMGTICAGDGVVCEDDYQGTFIVDTDVKADYCLRVRGDSMIGANIYDGDIVFISKSYDFVQDQIYAIERLDYNEASLKRVTQDGDTLILNPCNPEYHAMVTDYEEVRIIGRCVGVLHKYV
- a CDS encoding terminase large subunit domain-containing protein, which codes for MAVPKSKEPVKRKSIPYRFGDKHKAYMRRSRDCTYNVAEGSIRAGKTTDNIFAFAHELKRTKDKLHLASGSTLGNAKLNIGDANGFGLEHIFRGQCHWGKFKGNEALYIQGPSTNRKLRVVIFAGGGKADSYKKVRGNSYGMWIATEINLHHDSMIKECINRTAAAKMRKFFWDLNPDNPYAAIYKDYIEKYAAKAAAGEFPSGYNYEHFTLFDNVTISKQRQQELMADYDPETIWYRRDILGERCAAEGVIYKSFADNPSKHIRIFKDYSEKQEWLRTIHFISIGIDFGGNRSLTTFVASAVHYRFQEVDVVKDANIEGKKGDIDPDKLNKSFLIFYKELKRDFPGIPILYIFADNEAQYLINGLAKACRAAGITASIGDSAKKKITDRVYCGNTLLASGRMKVLPECKLLIAGLKSAIWDPKEAEKGKDVRLDNFSSDIDILDAWEYSWERFMKKLLPESKRSN
- a CDS encoding helix-turn-helix domain-containing protein, whose amino-acid sequence is MTKKEMEELISIKQEINAIEMSLCAPKSTYTFAFYKDYKTGYPIPKIEMGYDDGSICKDQLIKKLIATKKKLQAKIIDAERFIETQTDSELRTILRSYYINGLSQEEIGKLLGYDRSTITKKLKRFWKMKI
- a CDS encoding terminase small subunit; this encodes MQANEEKKKTAMELYESGENLIFIAQKLEVKESTLRSWKRRGKWEQSATPKTLQKMQSKKATEKHLKKELGDEAEKLVENKLLTSNQKLFCIYYVTCFNATKAYQKAYKCSRKTAGSNGYRMLKNAEIKKCIRELKENRLNKAMLNPSDIFQKYIDIAFLDITDFVEFGSEKTEDGTSQSYMRFKSDTKVDGTLIAEISMGQTKKIKLEDRQKALAWLADHMDLATEEQKAQVEYIKSKTAAVNKALTGEGAEIEDVDDLEEEIYGSTEE
- a CDS encoding tetratricopeptide repeat protein; this translates as MGLFNFFKHQTVNNTVESNSKETEIGYNLDSEFKPAAKYYKFDTIEQIQRIPVPKTNFECDCDFTQSVEYVLQRKATIYKQDGNLDLAIECLKKATEIMPYSPTFYSDSDYERLENYLKQARRFDEAREVNKKRTSNSATTSYISSLSYFNLVLQEAGAVEVLRNPNVCGDCARFHGRLYDSNAAHGFPNPEIMKKYLEVKRCDCNFDMYPFFYGMSIPTDGNMSSLKKQSNRRFIDDRTKAEKTEFEKNIAEFEALSKDRKDYDWIWEFLPEIAPKSFGGYRNMKNRNSKNYQKLVKAAKDKGYKI
- a CDS encoding nucleoside triphosphate pyrophosphohydrolase family protein is translated as MIAEIWEHYGEKLQIKQTIEELSELITALTWGNKEDITEEIGDVEIMIAQLKGGLNINTAEVIQYKLKRQMRRIIEEADGRNPNES
- a CDS encoding rolling circle replication-associated protein, which translates into the protein MIRTKKYYTGDYLELEIYNVSPRKRIIKRAEKRHESSPAQKNLNSKRSQRYFVRLCNLNFKEGDFSIDLTYDDAHLPYDREQVLKDITNYVARVRREMKKRSSEPVKYVYVISNHKGDDTGSKARPHIHMIFGNVDRDVIEDKWKAGFSNSDKLKFDEYGITGKALYMARQGKSKRCWGSSINLEKPDPIVSDKAITKSQMERIINDPSDGLYISKLINKNNKTRYTFTDCLVEHDGRQLALFGQDEENGGNGSGFSLLIRMRKTENCRR